From the genome of Pseudomonas yamanorum, one region includes:
- a CDS encoding NAD(P)/FAD-dependent oxidoreductase produces the protein MINIETPTYYTATKKYNLSFPTLEQDVEADVVIIGGGFSGINTALELAEKGITNIVVLEARYLGFGGTGRNGGQIMAGIGHDLEKIKKDVGEDGLRQIFEISDLGADIIKNRIAKYDIDADFCHGYGYMGFNARQEKTLRAWEKDFKSINTQHEIRFLGGSDVKQIIGSDAYSSALLHMGGGHVHSLNLLLGEAKALAGHGVQIFENSPALEVSYGERITVRTGRGSVKASKLLWACDSFLNKLEPELHRSTINTYAFQMMTEPLPEELINRISPIRGAYSDIRPVIDYYRVTHENRLLFGAATPLVEHIPGDLKAWNRNLMLKIFPYLKDVKIDLAWGGPMACSPNLFPQIGTLPGRSNAFYVQGYSGFGVTPSHIICKVLAEGMSEGSARYDLVSSIHRPTIIGKDAIRPLLLTAGKSWHQLSGYWNGRR, from the coding sequence ATGATCAATATCGAAACGCCGACCTATTACACGGCGACCAAGAAATACAACCTCAGCTTCCCCACTCTGGAACAGGACGTGGAAGCCGACGTGGTGATCATCGGTGGCGGCTTTTCCGGGATCAACACGGCCCTGGAACTGGCCGAGAAAGGCATCACCAACATCGTCGTGCTGGAAGCGCGTTACCTGGGTTTTGGCGGCACCGGGCGCAACGGTGGGCAGATCATGGCCGGTATCGGCCACGATCTGGAGAAGATCAAGAAGGACGTGGGTGAAGACGGCCTGCGCCAGATCTTCGAGATCAGCGACCTGGGCGCCGACATCATCAAGAATCGCATCGCCAAGTACGACATCGATGCCGATTTCTGCCACGGCTACGGCTACATGGGCTTCAACGCCCGCCAGGAAAAGACCCTGCGCGCCTGGGAAAAAGACTTCAAGTCCATAAACACCCAACATGAGATCCGCTTCCTTGGCGGTTCCGACGTGAAGCAGATCATCGGCTCCGACGCCTACAGCAGCGCCCTGCTGCACATGGGCGGCGGGCATGTGCACTCGTTGAACCTGCTGCTGGGCGAGGCCAAGGCCCTGGCCGGCCACGGCGTGCAGATTTTCGAGAACAGCCCGGCGCTGGAAGTCAGCTACGGCGAACGCATCACCGTGCGCACCGGTCGCGGTTCGGTCAAGGCCAGCAAGCTGCTGTGGGCCTGCGACAGTTTCCTCAACAAGCTGGAACCGGAACTGCACCGCTCGACCATCAACACCTACGCGTTTCAGATGATGACCGAGCCGTTGCCGGAAGAGCTGATCAACCGCATCAGCCCGATTCGCGGGGCCTACAGCGACATTCGCCCGGTGATCGACTACTACCGCGTCACCCACGAAAACCGCCTGCTGTTCGGCGCCGCCACACCGTTGGTGGAGCACATTCCCGGCGACTTGAAAGCCTGGAACCGCAACCTGATGCTGAAGATCTTCCCGTACCTCAAGGACGTGAAGATCGACCTGGCCTGGGGCGGCCCGATGGCCTGCAGCCCGAACCTGTTCCCGCAAATCGGCACCCTGCCCGGGCGCAGCAACGCGTTCTATGTGCAGGGTTATTCGGGCTTCGGCGTGACGCCGAGCCACATCATCTGCAAGGTGCTGGCCGAAGGCATGAGCGAAGGCTCGGCGCGGTATGACCTGGTCAGCTCGATCCACCGCCCGACCATCATCGGCAAGGACGCGATCCGCCCACTGCTGCTCACCGCCGGCAAGTCCTGGCACCAGCTCTCCGGTTATTGGAACGGCCGCCGCTAA
- a CDS encoding cupin domain-containing protein, whose translation MTLVTLKKDIQLSELDAWGTVADLGSTILEGEVRAFGKMTFGAPTDPVSSAYFGTTQGKFRMVYPFAEQATVVTGEVVLTDESTGQSTRYQAGDSWFVTKGTPVLWEVVSESFVKHYFAVV comes from the coding sequence ATGACCCTCGTTACCCTCAAGAAAGACATCCAGCTATCCGAACTCGACGCCTGGGGCACCGTCGCCGACCTCGGTTCGACCATCCTCGAAGGCGAAGTCCGGGCCTTCGGCAAAATGACCTTTGGTGCCCCCACCGACCCGGTCAGCAGCGCCTATTTCGGCACCACCCAGGGCAAGTTCCGCATGGTCTACCCGTTTGCCGAACAAGCCACCGTGGTCACCGGCGAAGTGGTACTCACTGACGAATCCACCGGCCAGAGCACCCGCTACCAGGCCGGCGACAGCTGGTTCGTGACCAAGGGCACCCCGGTGCTGTGGGAAGTGGTCAGCGAAAGTTTCGTCAAACACTACTTCGCCGTGGTGTGA
- a CDS encoding helix-turn-helix transcriptional regulator, whose translation MHALPAHEVAGQCLQAFTRLIPVSQAAFYCVDRQLQARDFQLHGMSGEMHRDYLDNYRQFDPLQPRNCLSSGLAVVPLGFAMARQPARDTRRYGDFLRRYGVVDVVEILAQRDGQPQAAISLLRTADQGAFTGEQLAQLNALQTLLQLAVANMQPAEDALANLTPKERQIALLLRQGASNKQLARELDVGLPTIKTHLINLFRKTGVSSRTELVGSLFL comes from the coding sequence ATGCACGCTCTCCCCGCCCACGAAGTCGCCGGCCAGTGCCTGCAGGCTTTCACCCGCTTGATTCCGGTCAGCCAGGCCGCGTTCTATTGCGTCGACCGCCAGCTGCAAGCCCGGGATTTCCAGTTGCACGGCATGAGCGGCGAAATGCACCGCGACTACCTCGACAACTATCGCCAATTCGACCCGTTGCAACCGCGCAACTGCCTGTCCAGTGGCCTGGCAGTGGTGCCGCTGGGCTTTGCCATGGCCCGCCAGCCGGCGCGGGATACCCGGCGCTATGGGGATTTTCTGCGGCGCTATGGCGTGGTGGATGTGGTGGAGATCCTCGCCCAGCGTGACGGCCAACCCCAGGCGGCGATTTCGTTGTTGCGCACCGCCGATCAAGGCGCCTTTACCGGCGAGCAACTGGCTCAGTTGAACGCCCTGCAAACCTTGTTGCAGCTGGCCGTGGCCAATATGCAGCCCGCTGAAGATGCATTGGCCAACCTCACGCCCAAGGAGCGCCAGATCGCCCTGTTGTTGCGCCAGGGCGCCAGCAACAAACAGTTGGCCCGAGAGCTGGACGTCGGCCTGCCCACCATCAAGACCCACCTGATCAACCTGTTTCGCAAGACCGGCGTCAGCAGCCGCACCGAGCTGGTGGGCAGCCTGTTTCTGTAG
- a CDS encoding molybdenum cofactor biosynthesis F family protein, producing the protein MTTPSDWITVGALADGFAPEAFILPNLADLSGKTFTLYFANGWQIEHRFERDSLSWVAADGHSSGSATYRATSVRPGLYLVDFIKREGAQAWSVSLVLDSASASFTAVLGRMPTQEQTREGLYSRALAGKPLTSVEVEFLHGSLDRPWQAGQCPHAPTTELTGLRNQYRYSPSEVYEHIYLNHQFYAWQCLKGVEQGLCDTDRCDYYKIADQLYLFVWREKIIPTLGLVLIDLQQHRSDGKIFGYADASFDELSNFPISSYCQVLNRTEHPDD; encoded by the coding sequence ATGACCACCCCTTCTGACTGGATCACCGTGGGCGCCCTGGCCGACGGCTTCGCCCCCGAGGCGTTCATCCTGCCGAACCTGGCGGACCTGAGCGGCAAGACCTTCACGCTGTACTTCGCCAATGGCTGGCAGATCGAGCATCGCTTCGAACGCGATAGCCTGTCCTGGGTCGCCGCCGACGGTCACTCCAGCGGCAGCGCAACCTACCGCGCGACCTCGGTGCGACCCGGCTTGTACCTGGTGGATTTCATCAAGCGCGAAGGTGCCCAAGCCTGGTCGGTCAGCCTGGTGCTCGACAGCGCCAGCGCCTCGTTCACCGCCGTACTCGGGCGCATGCCCACCCAGGAACAAACCCGCGAAGGCCTCTACAGCCGAGCCCTGGCCGGCAAACCGCTGACTTCAGTGGAGGTGGAATTCCTCCACGGCAGTCTCGACCGCCCCTGGCAAGCCGGCCAGTGCCCCCACGCGCCCACCACCGAACTGACCGGCCTGCGCAACCAGTACCGCTACAGCCCGAGCGAGGTCTACGAGCACATCTACCTCAACCACCAGTTCTACGCCTGGCAATGCCTCAAGGGTGTCGAGCAAGGCCTTTGCGACACCGACCGCTGCGATTACTACAAGATCGCCGACCAGCTGTACCTGTTCGTCTGGCGCGAAAAAATCATCCCCACCCTCGGCCTGGTGCTGATCGACCTGCAACAGCATCGCAGCGACGGCAAGATCTTCGGCTATGCCGACGCCTCCTTCGATGAGCTGTCGAACTTCCCTATCAGCTCCTACTGCCAGGTGCTCAATCGCACGGAGCATCCCGATGACTGA
- a CDS encoding SDR family NAD(P)-dependent oxidoreductase, which produces MTEPRTIVITGAGTGIGAACARLYAAEGAHVVLIGRRREPLEQVARETGGVVLVGDAACPQTWDGFIAQIRQRYGRLDVLLACAGGHGLGSATDTSPQTWEAALRSNLDSAFYSARACLPLLLESAGNIVLMGSIASLAAGPEVCGYTTAKHALLGLNRSLARDYGPRGVRVNAVCPGWVRTPMADEEMQPLMDFHGETLQHAYDRVCADVPLRRPASAEEIARVCRFLASSEASIITGATLVADGGSSIVDVPTLAYAHLEQRDE; this is translated from the coding sequence ATGACTGAGCCGCGCACGATTGTGATCACCGGGGCCGGCACGGGCATCGGTGCCGCGTGCGCCCGGCTGTACGCCGCCGAGGGTGCGCATGTGGTGCTGATCGGCCGTCGTCGCGAGCCGCTGGAGCAGGTCGCGCGGGAAACCGGCGGGGTGGTGCTGGTGGGTGATGCAGCCTGCCCGCAGACCTGGGACGGTTTTATCGCGCAGATTCGCCAGCGCTATGGGCGTCTTGATGTGCTGCTGGCCTGTGCGGGCGGCCACGGCCTGGGCAGCGCCACCGATACTAGCCCGCAGACCTGGGAAGCAGCGCTGCGCAGCAACCTCGACAGCGCGTTCTACAGCGCGCGTGCGTGCCTGCCGCTGCTGCTGGAAAGTGCCGGCAACATCGTGTTGATGGGTTCGATTGCCTCACTGGCTGCCGGGCCCGAGGTGTGCGGCTACACCACGGCCAAACATGCGTTGCTTGGACTCAACCGTTCGCTGGCCCGGGATTACGGCCCGCGCGGGGTGCGGGTGAACGCGGTGTGCCCGGGCTGGGTGCGCACGCCGATGGCGGATGAAGAAATGCAGCCGTTGATGGATTTTCACGGTGAGACGCTGCAACACGCCTATGACCGTGTGTGCGCCGATGTGCCGTTGCGCCGGCCCGCCAGTGCTGAAGAAATCGCCAGGGTGTGCCGCTTCCTGGCCTCCAGTGAAGCATCGATCATTACCGGGGCCACGCTGGTGGCGGACGGGGGGTCGAGCATCGTCGATGTGCCGACGTTGGCCTATGCGCATCTGGAGCAACGTGATGAATGA
- a CDS encoding SDR family oxidoreductase: MNEDLDFTGRNVLVTGGAQGIGRAIVEAFALRGARVMIADLQLAHTLALELCGRGAQVEAVTVDLADAAAVFALIAGVEQGWGRLDILVHNAGYFPLTPFAEITPAMLDRTFAVNLSALFWLTQAALPMFRRQGRGCVLVTSSVTGPRVAFPGLSHYAASKAGVNGFIRNAALELAGLNVRVNGVEPGMIATPAMGNLGDDQMNAQIASRVPLGRLGAPADIAGAMLFLASDLAGYITGQTLVVDGGSTLPEV, from the coding sequence ATGAATGAAGACCTGGACTTCACTGGCCGCAACGTATTGGTCACAGGTGGCGCCCAGGGCATTGGCCGGGCCATCGTCGAAGCCTTCGCCCTGCGGGGTGCGCGGGTGATGATCGCCGATCTGCAACTGGCCCACACACTCGCGCTGGAGCTGTGCGGGCGCGGCGCCCAGGTGGAAGCGGTGACTGTGGATCTGGCGGATGCGGCTGCGGTTTTCGCGCTGATTGCAGGGGTGGAACAAGGTTGGGGGCGGCTGGATATTCTGGTGCATAACGCCGGGTATTTTCCGCTGACGCCCTTTGCCGAAATCACTCCGGCGATGCTCGACCGCACCTTCGCGGTCAATCTCTCGGCGTTGTTCTGGCTGACCCAGGCGGCGTTGCCGATGTTCCGTCGCCAGGGTCGGGGCTGCGTGCTGGTCACATCTTCAGTCACTGGGCCGAGGGTGGCATTTCCGGGCCTGAGTCACTATGCGGCGTCGAAGGCCGGGGTTAACGGTTTCATTCGCAATGCCGCGCTGGAGCTGGCCGGCTTGAATGTGCGAGTCAACGGTGTGGAGCCCGGCATGATCGCCACCCCGGCCATGGGCAACCTGGGGGATGACCAGATGAACGCACAAATCGCCAGCCGGGTGCCGCTGGGACGGTTGGGTGCGCCAGCGGATATTGCCGGGGCGATGCTCTTTCTGGCATCGGACCTGGCGGGTTACATCACCGGGCAAACGCTGGTGGTGGACGGCGGCTCGACCTTGCCGGAGGTTTAA
- a CDS encoding RNase A-like domain-containing protein, whose product MDPTTRDVDGVLNDFTHCLNTYDAWAESFWSFSALDVEQVFKVGDEVALVAPITRSLYPSSTVATCKANASLKLVHMFQSARFVPIGNTPVMLQEVAQDGGALGDPIHKTIGPSGILEVTECTVDRQYRVSFYPNVSRDHVKALYASYQSEISSLEGRLRGEWTSTFRPIWESYSKAGFVDRYTSLQLAYAQGFGNVLYGLWDGIAQLYQWLADIRPNSEKLLQYLSQAELEALLKLSNEAIAKGLLILSDEPLLFIYLSAMVSWMRMLPPHYMVELLGEITTEVLLNLLLLWATGGMGVAVRLGAQVLGKVKSGQAREWLEQIAKLGGTAPLDGHAEVLKPLSLQSHAVPVKAAAVPLKVGPDQVSNPAPMVREPTARTTLVKQEPVDDSPASAKNPNGDASACSASTCTNGCPVSMVTGEELLTLTDGSLEGVLPFAWTRLYRSSAVELDCGLGFGWSHSLAQRLVVSGESVVWTDHENRSTTFPLPSAARPAITNSLAEAAIYLGSLPDELVLAQASLFYHFRNGVLTSISDAYDNRLRISRDYSGRIQRIDNHVGQGLLLRYDRGHIVAVDYQVQREIGWVTEQNVVAYKYDDAWRLIEATNAVGESERYRYDDQQVILERELAGGASFFWEWERSGKAARCVRHWASFSQMDTRYVWDDNGTVTVHNADGSQEVYVHDQRARLVQRIDPDGAQHFKSYDEKGRLTVEQDPLGAVTAYQYDEAGRLIALFPGDDAPTSYEHDNGFVRVVRRGDAVWKYQRNDQGDITRKTDPDGNYTEYTYTQHGKLTGVWYPDNSSQRLIWNESGQLTEEKLANGGVRRYRYDDLGRQVACEDEHGALTQYQWDAVGRLLKVIQPGGATREFSYNPYGKITAERDELGRVTRYEYADGLHLISRRINPDGTQLKYRYDNARLLLTEIENEVGETYRLEYHANGLIQQETSFDGRRTAYVYDLAGHLLEKTEYGDDGSQLVTGYARDAAGRLVRKTLPDGSSVNYTYDRLGNLLSVDDGHWPLHYEYDLQNRLTAEHQGWGTLRYGYDECGQLNYLRLPDNNRLAFHHDKGGDLGTVELNGNLLTSHLFKSGREHQRQQGQLLSHYRYDDQGRLHAHAITQQEQRHQRRQYDYDKRGNLTRILDTRKGQHDYHYDPLDRLTRANHSHDVQERFVHDPAGNLLMQDRVGPSVVKGNRLLMQGDRHYDYDAFGNLLRERRGRAQQLVTEYRYDCQHRLIAVTQPDGTQASYRYDPFDRRVAKVVNGQTTEFFWQGDALIAEHNADHHQSYIYELNSFRPLALLKGYGPEDVKPFHYQLDHLGTPQELTAPDGEIVWSAHYRAYGQIAKLDVNTLTNPLRFQGQYFDPESGLHYNRHRYYNPDIGRYLTPDPVKLAGGLNGYQYVPSPTGWVDPLGLSCKATACPGQIVADGPYSEIVPGGGLAAHEAAGGHLMQKHIGRTDQQLATRLKNEPHVPTASTFPDRATAESAISSVIAGNETKINSFVKGKDKKIVITQKSPQPVGTSLKRGAKTTVPGREIYLILYKDKSMPDGYRIQTGYPNP is encoded by the coding sequence ATGGACCCGACGACGCGCGACGTCGATGGGGTTCTCAACGACTTCACACATTGCCTGAACACCTACGACGCCTGGGCCGAGAGCTTCTGGAGCTTCTCGGCGCTGGATGTCGAGCAGGTGTTCAAGGTGGGGGATGAAGTTGCGCTGGTTGCGCCCATCACCCGTTCTCTTTATCCCAGCAGCACCGTCGCGACCTGCAAAGCCAACGCGTCGTTGAAGCTGGTGCATATGTTCCAGAGCGCGCGGTTCGTGCCCATCGGTAATACGCCGGTGATGCTGCAGGAAGTCGCGCAAGACGGTGGCGCCCTCGGCGACCCCATCCATAAAACCATCGGCCCCAGCGGCATTCTCGAAGTCACCGAGTGCACCGTCGACCGGCAGTACCGGGTCAGCTTTTACCCCAACGTTTCCAGGGACCACGTCAAGGCGCTGTATGCCTCCTATCAGTCCGAGATCAGCTCGCTGGAAGGCCGCTTGCGTGGCGAGTGGACGAGCACGTTCAGGCCGATATGGGAGAGCTATTCCAAGGCCGGCTTTGTCGATCGTTACACCTCGCTGCAACTGGCGTACGCGCAAGGATTTGGCAACGTGCTTTACGGTCTGTGGGACGGTATTGCGCAACTGTACCAGTGGCTGGCAGATATCAGGCCCAACAGCGAAAAATTGCTGCAGTACCTCTCCCAGGCTGAGCTTGAAGCGCTGCTGAAGCTCAGTAATGAGGCGATTGCCAAAGGGTTGTTGATTCTCAGCGACGAGCCGCTGCTGTTCATCTACCTGTCCGCGATGGTCAGTTGGATGCGTATGCTGCCGCCGCACTACATGGTTGAGTTGCTGGGGGAAATCACCACCGAGGTGTTGCTCAACCTGCTGTTGCTGTGGGCTACCGGTGGCATGGGTGTGGCGGTGCGCTTGGGTGCGCAGGTGCTGGGCAAGGTCAAGTCCGGGCAGGCACGGGAGTGGTTGGAGCAGATTGCCAAGCTGGGTGGTACGGCCCCGTTGGATGGGCATGCGGAGGTGCTTAAGCCGTTATCGCTTCAGAGTCATGCCGTGCCGGTGAAGGCGGCGGCGGTGCCGTTGAAGGTTGGTCCAGATCAGGTTTCGAATCCGGCGCCGATGGTGCGGGAGCCGACGGCTCGCACGACGCTGGTGAAGCAGGAGCCTGTGGATGATTCCCCGGCTTCGGCGAAAAACCCCAATGGGGATGCTTCGGCCTGTTCTGCTAGCACCTGTACCAATGGCTGCCCGGTGTCGATGGTTACCGGTGAGGAACTGCTGACCCTCACTGACGGCTCGTTGGAGGGTGTGCTGCCATTTGCCTGGACGCGGTTGTATCGCAGCAGTGCCGTGGAGTTGGATTGCGGGTTGGGGTTTGGCTGGAGTCATTCGTTGGCTCAGCGGTTGGTGGTGAGCGGCGAATCGGTGGTGTGGACCGATCACGAAAACCGCAGCACCACGTTTCCCCTGCCCTCTGCTGCACGGCCAGCCATCACCAATAGCCTGGCGGAAGCGGCGATTTATCTGGGCTCGTTGCCCGATGAACTGGTGCTGGCTCAGGCGTCGCTTTTCTACCATTTCCGCAACGGTGTGCTGACGTCGATCAGCGACGCGTATGACAACCGGCTGCGCATTTCCCGAGACTATTCCGGACGAATTCAGCGGATCGATAACCATGTCGGCCAAGGATTGCTGCTGCGGTATGACCGTGGACACATCGTTGCGGTCGACTATCAGGTGCAGCGGGAAATCGGCTGGGTTACCGAGCAGAACGTTGTTGCCTACAAGTACGACGATGCGTGGCGGTTGATCGAAGCAACCAACGCGGTAGGCGAAAGCGAGCGTTATCGATACGACGATCAGCAGGTAATCCTGGAGCGGGAACTGGCCGGTGGGGCGAGTTTCTTTTGGGAGTGGGAACGGTCTGGCAAGGCTGCAAGGTGTGTCCGCCACTGGGCCAGCTTTTCGCAGATGGACACGCGGTATGTGTGGGACGACAACGGCACTGTCACCGTACACAACGCCGATGGAAGCCAGGAAGTCTACGTTCACGACCAGCGCGCACGGTTGGTGCAGCGGATCGATCCGGACGGCGCGCAGCACTTCAAATCCTACGATGAAAAAGGCCGGCTGACGGTCGAGCAGGACCCGCTGGGGGCGGTGACGGCGTATCAGTACGACGAAGCCGGTCGGTTGATTGCGCTGTTTCCCGGTGACGATGCACCCACGTCCTACGAGCATGACAACGGGTTCGTACGGGTTGTACGCCGTGGTGACGCGGTGTGGAAATACCAGCGTAACGATCAAGGCGATATCACCCGCAAGACTGATCCGGATGGTAACTACACCGAATACACCTACACCCAACACGGAAAGCTTACCGGGGTCTGGTATCCGGACAACAGCAGTCAGCGGCTGATCTGGAACGAAAGTGGCCAGCTCACCGAAGAGAAGCTGGCGAATGGCGGAGTGCGGCGTTATCGCTATGACGACCTGGGGCGGCAGGTGGCTTGCGAGGATGAGCATGGCGCGCTGACTCAGTATCAGTGGGACGCCGTAGGTCGCTTGCTGAAGGTAATTCAACCGGGCGGCGCCACTCGCGAATTCAGCTACAACCCGTACGGAAAAATCACTGCAGAGCGCGACGAGCTGGGTCGGGTTACGCGCTATGAGTATGCCGACGGTCTGCACCTCATCAGCCGTCGGATTAATCCGGACGGCACGCAGCTCAAATACCGCTACGACAATGCCCGGTTGTTACTGACCGAAATCGAAAACGAGGTCGGCGAAACCTATCGGCTTGAGTACCACGCCAACGGCCTGATCCAACAGGAAACCAGCTTTGATGGGCGCCGTACTGCCTATGTCTACGACCTCGCCGGGCATCTGCTGGAAAAGACCGAGTACGGCGACGATGGCAGTCAGCTGGTTACCGGTTATGCGCGCGATGCGGCCGGGCGCCTCGTAAGAAAAACCCTGCCTGACGGCAGCAGCGTCAATTACACCTACGACCGCCTCGGCAACCTCCTCAGCGTCGACGACGGCCACTGGCCGCTGCACTACGAATACGACCTGCAAAACCGCCTCACTGCCGAGCACCAGGGCTGGGGCACCTTGCGCTATGGCTACGACGAATGCGGCCAACTCAACTACCTGCGCCTGCCCGACAACAACCGCCTGGCCTTCCACCACGACAAAGGTGGCGACCTCGGCACCGTCGAACTCAACGGCAACCTGCTCACCTCGCACCTGTTCAAATCCGGCCGCGAGCACCAACGCCAGCAAGGCCAACTCCTCAGCCACTACCGCTACGACGACCAGGGCCGCCTGCACGCCCACGCCATCACCCAACAGGAACAACGCCACCAGCGCCGCCAGTACGACTACGACAAACGCGGCAACCTCACCCGCATCCTCGACACCCGCAAAGGCCAGCACGACTACCACTATGACCCACTCGACCGCCTGACCCGCGCCAACCACTCGCACGACGTGCAGGAACGCTTCGTCCACGACCCAGCGGGCAACCTGCTGATGCAAGACCGCGTCGGGCCAAGCGTCGTCAAAGGCAACCGGCTGTTGATGCAAGGCGACCGTCATTACGACTACGACGCCTTCGGCAACCTCCTGCGCGAACGCCGGGGCCGCGCTCAACAACTGGTCACCGAATACCGCTACGACTGCCAGCACCGGCTGATTGCCGTCACCCAACCCGACGGCACCCAAGCCAGCTACCGCTACGATCCTTTTGATCGGCGCGTCGCAAAAGTCGTGAACGGTCAAACTACCGAATTCTTCTGGCAAGGCGACGCACTGATCGCCGAACACAACGCCGATCACCACCAAAGCTATATCTACGAACTCAACAGCTTCCGCCCGTTAGCGCTGCTCAAAGGCTACGGCCCGGAAGACGTAAAACCCTTCCACTACCAACTCGACCACCTCGGTACCCCGCAGGAACTCACCGCGCCCGACGGCGAAATCGTTTGGTCCGCCCATTACCGCGCCTACGGCCAAATCGCGAAGCTGGACGTCAACACCCTCACCAACCCGCTGCGCTTCCAGGGCCAATACTTCGACCCGGAAAGCGGGCTGCACTACAACCGCCATCGCTACTACAATCCGGACATTGGCCGCTACCTGACGCCCGATCCCGTGAAGCTGGCGGGTGGGCTAAACGGATACCAGTACGTGCCCAGCCCGACGGGGTGGGTAGATCCGTTGGGGTTGAGCTGTAAAGCTACAGCCTGCCCAGGCCAAATAGTCGCCGATGGGCCTTATAGCGAAATTGTTCCTGGTGGAGGTTTAGCTGCTCACGAAGCTGCCGGAGGACATTTGATGCAAAAGCACATTGGTAGAACTGACCAACAACTGGCAACACGTCTTAAAAATGAGCCTCATGTGCCTACGGCATCTACCTTCCCTGATCGCGCGACAGCCGAGTCAGCCATATCAAGCGTGATAGCAGGCAACGAAACCAAAATAAATTCGTTCGTTAAAGGAAAGGACAAAAAAATTGTTATTACTCAAAAGTCTCCTCAACCAGTTGGAACCAGCCTGAAGCGAGGTGCAAAAACAACCGTCCCCGGACGGGAGATCTACCTGATTTTGTACAAAGATAAAAGCATGCCCGATGGCTATAGAATTCAGACCGGATATCCGAATCCATGA
- a CDS encoding contact-dependent growth inhibition system immunity protein: MNKDYSQLQQLLAGYFNQDWVDEFDSADDVILSFITESSTETFKTAHLELKALLHANKTEQALQHFLFSDIGCGYYYPHDWKSGKLWLEHIDALFNQRGE; the protein is encoded by the coding sequence ATGAATAAAGATTATTCACAGCTGCAGCAACTTCTCGCGGGTTACTTCAATCAGGATTGGGTTGATGAGTTTGATAGTGCGGACGATGTGATCCTAAGCTTTATAACTGAATCCTCAACAGAGACCTTTAAAACCGCACACCTTGAGTTAAAAGCTCTTTTACATGCCAACAAGACGGAGCAAGCGTTACAGCATTTTTTATTCTCAGATATTGGCTGTGGCTACTATTATCCTCACGATTGGAAAAGCGGGAAATTGTGGCTGGAGCACATTGACGCGCTTTTCAACCAAAGAGGCGAATAA
- the feaR gene encoding transcriptional regulator FeaR encodes MSMQQIGQDGLDRWTRDLRAVCGHFDTELAFNRSLFIGNITTFSRGGLPLANLRTNAGLIKRPKARADHDDDQNCFLVSQRSGYCQITQNGQSVQLAPGELLLMDSVGSIDITPFGLIEHASLSLSRAEVCKQFGNQPKTFGKISSSKACGRMLHVLMDQLCKDALNGEGAVGEGQALQSAFVSLLGSAFEQEDDERDDCGGLQGSNLRSYVQKVIDESLTQPGLSPVGLASRLNISVRHLYRLFEEQDDSVCRYIQRARLKRSADDLTNPFLRSESITSIAYKWGFTDSAHFSRSFKKQFEVSPKDFRAGRLQQVG; translated from the coding sequence ATGAGCATGCAACAGATTGGGCAAGACGGGCTGGACCGCTGGACCCGGGATCTGCGCGCGGTTTGCGGTCACTTCGACACAGAACTGGCCTTCAACCGCTCGTTGTTCATCGGTAATATCACCACCTTTTCCCGCGGCGGTTTGCCCCTGGCCAACTTGCGCACCAACGCCGGCCTGATCAAGCGCCCCAAAGCCCGCGCCGACCACGATGACGACCAGAACTGTTTCCTCGTCAGCCAGCGCAGCGGCTACTGCCAGATCACCCAAAACGGCCAGAGCGTGCAACTCGCCCCCGGCGAATTACTTTTGATGGACTCGGTGGGCTCCATCGACATCACCCCGTTCGGACTGATCGAACATGCCTCACTGTCCTTGTCCCGCGCAGAGGTGTGCAAACAGTTCGGCAACCAGCCCAAGACCTTCGGCAAAATATCCTCAAGCAAAGCCTGCGGGCGCATGTTGCATGTGCTGATGGACCAACTGTGCAAAGACGCGTTGAACGGCGAAGGCGCGGTCGGCGAGGGGCAGGCGTTGCAATCGGCGTTTGTCTCGCTGCTGGGGTCGGCGTTTGAGCAGGAAGATGATGAGCGGGACGATTGTGGCGGGTTGCAGGGCAGCAATCTGCGCAGCTATGTGCAGAAGGTGATTGATGAGTCGTTAACCCAGCCAGGGTTGAGCCCGGTGGGGTTGGCGAGTCGGTTGAACATCTCGGTAAGGCATTTGTATCGGTTGTTTGAGGAACAGGATGACAGTGTGTGCCGGTATATCCAGCGGGCGCGGTTGAAGCGCAGTGCGGATGATCTGACCAACCCGTTTTTGCGCAGTGAGTCGATTACGTCGATTGCGTATAAGTGGGGGTTTACGGATTCGGCGCACTTTAGTCGGTCATTCAAGAAACAGTTCGAAGTGTCGCCGAAGGATTTTCGGGCGGGGCGGTTGCAGCAGGTGGGGTAG